In the Sediminibacter sp. Hel_I_10 genome, one interval contains:
- the hflX gene encoding GTPase HflX, whose amino-acid sequence MIEKKDIELEKAVLIGVVTRDQNEERSKEYLDELEFLTYTAGGEVLKRYTQKMDMPNPKTFIGSGKMKEVQQFIEDNDVGTAIFDDELSAAQERNISKILNCKVLDRTNLILDIFAQRATTSYARTQVELAQCEYLLPRLKGMWTHLERQKGGIGMRGPGETEIETDRRIVRDKIALLKDKIKTIDKQMSVQRGNRGKMVRVALVGYTNVGKSTLMNVISKSDVFAEDKLFATLDTTVRKVVIQNLPFLMTDTVGFIRKLPTQLVESFKSTLDEVREADLLLHVVDISHPNFEEHIASVNKILGEIDSSDKPTIMVFNKIDAYKAETIDDDDLMTEKTSLHYTLEDWKRSWMNRIGNNALFISALNKKNLDTFKKRVYDEVREIHVTRFPYNNFLYPDYSDEEE is encoded by the coding sequence ATGATAGAAAAAAAAGATATTGAACTGGAGAAGGCCGTCCTCATTGGCGTAGTAACCAGAGATCAAAATGAAGAGCGCTCCAAGGAATATTTGGACGAACTTGAGTTTTTAACATATACCGCAGGTGGTGAAGTCTTAAAACGCTACACACAAAAAATGGATATGCCCAATCCAAAAACCTTTATTGGTTCTGGGAAGATGAAAGAGGTGCAACAATTTATCGAAGATAATGATGTTGGCACTGCCATTTTTGACGATGAACTCTCTGCCGCTCAAGAAAGAAACATTAGTAAAATACTAAACTGCAAGGTACTGGATAGAACAAATCTTATCCTAGATATCTTTGCACAACGCGCCACAACAAGTTATGCCAGAACTCAGGTAGAACTTGCACAGTGTGAATATTTACTGCCAAGACTTAAGGGCATGTGGACGCACCTTGAACGCCAAAAAGGTGGGATTGGAATGCGTGGCCCTGGTGAAACTGAAATTGAAACAGACCGTAGAATTGTTAGGGATAAAATTGCCTTATTAAAGGACAAGATCAAAACTATCGATAAACAAATGTCTGTACAACGCGGCAACAGAGGCAAGATGGTGAGAGTCGCTTTGGTTGGTTATACCAATGTTGGCAAATCCACATTGATGAACGTCATTAGTAAAAGTGATGTGTTTGCCGAAGATAAACTCTTCGCCACCTTGGATACCACGGTAAGAAAAGTAGTGATACAAAACCTGCCTTTCCTAATGACCGATACTGTAGGGTTTATTAGAAAGTTACCCACCCAGCTCGTAGAATCATTTAAAAGTACGCTTGATGAAGTTAGAGAAGCAGACCTTTTACTGCATGTGGTTGATATTTCACATCCCAATTTTGAGGAGCACATTGCTTCTGTAAACAAAATCTTGGGTGAGATCGATAGCTCAGATAAACCCACTATTATGGTATTTAATAAAATAGATGCCTATAAAGCTGAAACAATAGACGACGATGATTTGATGACCGAAAAAACATCGCTTCATTATACCTTAGAGGATTGGAAGCGCAGTTGGATGAATCGTATTGGAAACAATGCGCTATTTATTTCGGCGTTGAATAAAAAGAATCTAGACACCTTTAAAAAACGGGTCTATGATGAAGTAAGGGAAATTCATGTTACGAGATTTCCTTATAACAATTTTCTTTATCCAGATTATTCTGATGAAGAGGAATAA
- a CDS encoding DUF3078 domain-containing protein, with amino-acid sequence MSKKLLLTVALMVLASVGFSQTKEELQAQKKARQAEANVAQKKADSIQAIIDAMPGWRVGAFGTVGGSLSNFNNWYAQGVPNNSSGNIGITVNAYANLIEDKFFWRNSLNTNLSWVKLDDQDDPTDNDNFEPTTDVFNISSLYGRKLSENLAASGLMEYRTTLLDNFNDPGYLDVGIGGTWTPINNLIVVIHPLNYNFVFSNKDAIYESSLGAKIVADYTRQIGKINFKTNFSTFQSYKSSDLSNFTWTNSFSYTLWKNLGVGFDFALRSNHQEALDYAISQLSADYAGEPLTYDNVDNDLQTYYTVGLSYKF; translated from the coding sequence ATGTCAAAAAAATTACTCCTTACAGTAGCTTTAATGGTGTTGGCCTCTGTTGGTTTCTCGCAAACCAAAGAAGAATTGCAAGCTCAAAAGAAAGCAAGACAGGCCGAAGCTAATGTGGCTCAAAAAAAAGCAGATTCTATTCAAGCCATTATTGATGCTATGCCAGGATGGCGTGTAGGTGCCTTTGGTACTGTTGGTGGAAGTTTATCAAATTTCAATAACTGGTATGCGCAAGGTGTGCCAAATAATAGCTCTGGAAATATTGGAATTACGGTTAATGCCTACGCCAATTTAATTGAAGATAAGTTTTTCTGGAGAAACTCATTAAACACTAATTTGAGTTGGGTGAAATTGGATGATCAAGATGATCCTACCGATAATGATAATTTTGAACCCACTACAGATGTATTTAATATTTCATCTCTATACGGAAGAAAGTTAAGTGAAAATCTAGCGGCTTCTGGATTGATGGAATATAGAACCACACTTTTAGACAACTTTAATGATCCCGGATATTTAGATGTTGGTATTGGAGGCACCTGGACACCAATAAATAATTTAATTGTGGTGATACACCCATTAAACTACAACTTTGTTTTCTCTAATAAGGATGCCATTTACGAGTCTTCTCTTGGTGCTAAGATTGTTGCAGATTACACCAGACAGATAGGGAAGATTAATTTCAAAACCAATTTCTCTACGTTTCAAAGCTATAAGAGCAGTGACCTCTCTAATTTTACTTGGACAAACTCTTTTAGCTATACCCTTTGGAAAAATCTAGGTGTAGGATTTGATTTTGCCTTAAGAAGCAATCATCAAGAGGCGCTTGATTATGCCATTTCTCAATTATCCGCAGATTATGCTGGAGAGCCTTTAACCTATGACAATGTAGATAATGACTTACAAACCTATTATACGGTAGGTTTGAGTTATAAGTTTTAA